In one Streptomyces sp. NBC_01241 genomic region, the following are encoded:
- a CDS encoding SpoIIE family protein phosphatase yields MRDLVGSGTGTGSDMHLLCAALDQFMRETDASGALVYLLPPGERVLRLAVLRGVPRQIAAHWTQVPLAARTPATDAVRERRLVWIGGQEEMARHYPQMALALPYPFSAAAAPITTGTTAWGALVVRWPSSHPSPLTRHERNAVRTSCRRLGLLLRQAADSGHPMLPGSEPQVLAPLRARARGPTQEAAAADFAERLPGGCCTLDLDGRITFITTTAADLLGASAVDLLGVLPRQVLPWLDDPVVEDRYRAAVLSQKATSFTALRPPDRWLAFHLYPDVSGISVRIAPASPSPASETSEVLHPAPSAAPGRSTAHHLLMHLAATLTEAVGVMDVIARIDDLVPTAFEAQALALMIAEEGRLRIIGYRGYPAELMDRFDGTPLASNTPAVRVLTSGVPSFYATFADLKRAHPPAVLQDGKAAWAFLPLITSGRPVGSLVLAYDRPHSFTPEERAVLTATAGLIAQALDRARLYDANQALAHSLQASLLPQALPRVPGLDVATRYLPTAHGIDVGGDFYDLIHLDTDLAAAAIGDVQGHNVNAAALMGQVRTAVHATAGASPGQVLARTNRLLTDLDPGLFTSCLYVQLDLARHRACLATAGHPPPLLRHPDLHTEILPLTPGLLLGIDPAADYPETDIPLPPGAVLALYTDGLVETPGIDIEDATADLAAQLAQAQGQTLDALADTLIHHAQRSAPRNDDIALLLIRPQQHGR; encoded by the coding sequence ATGAGGGACCTTGTCGGCTCCGGCACTGGCACAGGCTCGGACATGCATCTACTCTGCGCCGCTTTGGACCAGTTCATGCGGGAGACAGACGCTTCCGGGGCCCTGGTATACCTGCTGCCGCCAGGCGAGCGGGTGCTGCGGCTGGCGGTGCTGAGGGGGGTTCCCCGGCAGATCGCCGCGCACTGGACGCAGGTGCCGCTTGCGGCCCGCACCCCGGCGACCGACGCCGTGCGCGAGCGGCGTCTGGTGTGGATAGGCGGCCAGGAAGAGATGGCGCGCCACTACCCGCAGATGGCACTCGCGCTCCCCTACCCCTTCTCGGCGGCCGCTGCCCCGATCACCACCGGCACCACCGCTTGGGGCGCCCTGGTGGTGCGGTGGCCCAGCTCGCATCCATCGCCGCTGACCCGACACGAACGCAACGCGGTCCGTACCTCCTGCCGCCGCCTGGGCCTTCTCCTGCGGCAGGCCGCCGACAGCGGCCACCCGATGCTGCCCGGGTCCGAGCCGCAGGTCCTGGCCCCCCTGCGTGCCCGCGCTCGCGGGCCGACCCAGGAGGCGGCAGCGGCGGACTTCGCCGAGCGCCTGCCCGGAGGATGCTGCACCTTGGACCTTGACGGCCGGATCACCTTCATCACAACCACCGCCGCCGACCTCCTCGGCGCCAGCGCCGTCGACCTGCTGGGCGTCCTGCCACGGCAGGTCCTGCCGTGGCTGGACGACCCAGTCGTCGAAGACCGCTACCGGGCTGCGGTGCTCAGCCAGAAGGCCACCTCCTTCACCGCCCTGCGCCCACCGGACCGGTGGCTGGCCTTCCACCTCTACCCAGACGTCTCCGGCATCAGCGTCCGCATCGCCCCGGCTTCCCCGTCCCCTGCCTCGGAGACGTCAGAGGTTCTGCACCCCGCACCGTCGGCCGCACCGGGTCGGTCGACCGCCCACCACCTCCTGATGCACCTCGCCGCCACGCTGACCGAGGCCGTCGGGGTCATGGACGTGATCGCCCGGATCGATGACCTGGTCCCGACCGCCTTCGAGGCCCAAGCCCTTGCCCTGATGATCGCCGAGGAGGGCCGGCTGCGAATCATCGGCTACCGCGGCTACCCCGCCGAACTCATGGACCGCTTCGACGGCACCCCCCTGGCCTCCAACACCCCTGCCGTGCGTGTCCTGACCAGCGGCGTCCCCAGCTTCTACGCCACCTTCGCGGACCTCAAGCGCGCTCATCCCCCCGCCGTCCTGCAGGACGGCAAGGCCGCCTGGGCCTTCCTGCCCCTGATCACCTCCGGCCGCCCCGTCGGCTCGCTGGTCCTCGCGTACGACCGGCCGCATTCCTTCACGCCCGAGGAACGAGCTGTCCTCACCGCGACCGCCGGGCTGATCGCCCAGGCCCTGGACCGCGCCCGCCTCTACGACGCCAATCAGGCTCTCGCCCACAGCTTGCAAGCCAGCCTGCTGCCCCAAGCACTGCCCCGCGTCCCCGGCCTGGACGTCGCCACCCGCTACCTCCCCACCGCTCACGGCATCGACGTCGGCGGGGACTTCTACGACCTCATTCATCTCGACACCGACCTCGCCGCCGCAGCAATCGGCGACGTCCAAGGCCACAATGTGAACGCCGCCGCCCTCATGGGGCAGGTCCGCACCGCCGTCCACGCCACCGCCGGCGCATCGCCCGGCCAAGTCCTCGCCCGCACCAACCGCCTGCTCACCGACCTTGACCCCGGCCTGTTCACCAGTTGCCTCTACGTCCAGCTCGACCTGGCACGCCACCGCGCCTGCCTGGCCACCGCCGGCCACCCGCCCCCACTCCTGCGCCACCCCGACCTACACACTGAGATCCTTCCGCTGACGCCCGGGCTCCTGCTCGGCATTGACCCCGCCGCCGACTACCCGGAGACCGACATCCCCCTACCGCCCGGGGCCGTGCTTGCCCTGTACACCGATGGGCTCGTCGAAACCCCCGGCATCGACATCGAGGACGCCACCGCCGACCTCGCCGCCCAGCTCGCACAGGCCCAGGGCCAGACCCTGGACGCCCTCGCCGACACCCTCATCCACCACGCCCAACGGTCCGCCCCCCGCAACGACGACATCGCCCTGCTCCTCATCCGGCCTCAACAACACGGCCGCTGA
- a CDS encoding SCO5918 family protein, with translation MRCVIARFPFDLTKSGVLESMKGIKPEQVIGESVIIGRRTYPVKQVGQVITRQDRRDFSAGEILRAMTQLGFTCPGPPHTTAPRRALSPFQQASAMLGAPAAV, from the coding sequence ATGCGCTGTGTCATCGCCCGCTTCCCGTTCGACCTCACCAAGAGCGGCGTCCTGGAATCCATGAAGGGCATCAAGCCCGAACAGGTCATCGGCGAGTCCGTGATCATCGGCCGCCGCACCTACCCCGTCAAGCAGGTCGGGCAGGTCATCACACGCCAGGACCGCCGCGATTTCAGCGCCGGCGAAATCCTCCGGGCCATGACCCAACTCGGCTTCACCTGCCCCGGCCCTCCCCACACCACCGCGCCTAGGCGGGCCCTCAGCCCGTTCCAACAGGCTTCCGCGATGCTCGGCGCCCCTGCCGCCGTCTGA
- a CDS encoding DEAD/DEAH box helicase produces MNPSRTNNRSSRSRTGGPAFGSGAGSHRANRFGTPAPSRSGGPSRPGGRGRRPAAASGEFALPKTITPALPAVEAFADLDMPEQLLASLTAQGMRVPFPIQGATLPNTLAGRDVLGRGRTGSGKTLAFGLALLARTAGQRAEPRQPLALILVPTRELAQQVTAALTPYARSVRLRLATVVGGMPIRRQVSALRSGAEVVVATPGRLKDLIDRGDCRLNQVAITVLDEADQMADMGFMPQVTALLDQVRPEGQRMLFSATLDRNVDLLVRRYLTDPVVHSVDPSAGAVTTMEHHVLHVHGADKHRTTTEIAAREGRVIMFLDTKHAVDRLTQDLLNSGVRAVALHGGKSQPQRTLTLAQFKTGHVTVLVATNVAARGIHVDNLDLVVNVDPPTDHKDYLHRGGRTARAGESGSVVTLVTPNQRRDMSRLMAAAGIVPQTTQVRSGEEALSRITGAQTPSGIPVTITTPVAERRQRSRSAASRGRRSPASTARRTIVRQSSFDAAA; encoded by the coding sequence ATGAACCCCTCACGTACGAACAACCGCTCCTCCCGCAGCCGTACCGGCGGTCCCGCCTTCGGCTCCGGCGCCGGTTCGCACCGGGCCAACCGCTTCGGCACGCCCGCCCCGAGCCGTTCCGGAGGGCCGAGCCGCCCAGGCGGCCGCGGCCGGCGGCCCGCGGCGGCCTCGGGCGAGTTCGCCCTGCCCAAGACGATCACTCCCGCGCTGCCCGCCGTCGAGGCTTTCGCCGACCTCGACATGCCCGAGCAGCTGCTGGCCTCGCTCACCGCGCAAGGCATGCGCGTCCCATTCCCGATCCAGGGCGCGACCCTGCCCAATACCCTCGCGGGCCGCGACGTCCTCGGTCGCGGGCGCACCGGCTCAGGCAAGACCCTCGCCTTCGGCCTGGCCCTGCTGGCCCGCACCGCCGGACAGCGCGCCGAGCCCCGCCAGCCGCTGGCCCTGATCCTCGTGCCGACGCGTGAACTGGCACAGCAGGTGACCGCCGCTCTCACCCCCTACGCCCGCTCGGTGAGGCTGCGCCTGGCCACCGTCGTCGGCGGAATGCCGATCCGCAGGCAGGTCAGTGCACTGCGCAGTGGCGCCGAAGTCGTCGTCGCGACGCCGGGCCGCCTCAAGGACCTCATCGACCGGGGAGACTGCCGGCTGAACCAGGTCGCGATCACCGTCCTGGACGAGGCCGACCAGATGGCCGACATGGGCTTCATGCCCCAGGTCACCGCACTCCTGGACCAGGTCCGCCCCGAGGGCCAGCGGATGCTGTTCTCCGCCACCCTCGACCGCAACGTCGACCTCCTGGTCCGCCGCTACCTCACCGACCCGGTCGTCCACTCCGTCGACCCGTCCGCAGGGGCGGTCACCACGATGGAGCACCACGTACTGCATGTCCACGGCGCCGACAAGCACCGTACGACGACCGAGATCGCGGCCCGCGAAGGCCGGGTGATCATGTTCCTGGACACCAAGCACGCCGTCGACCGGCTGACGCAGGACCTGCTGAACAGCGGGGTGCGGGCCGTCGCCCTGCACGGCGGGAAGTCGCAGCCGCAGCGCACCCTGACCCTGGCCCAGTTCAAGACCGGGCATGTCACTGTGCTCGTCGCGACGAACGTCGCGGCGCGCGGTATTCACGTCGACAATCTCGACCTCGTTGTCAACGTCGACCCGCCGACCGACCACAAGGACTACCTCCACCGCGGCGGCCGTACCGCGCGGGCCGGCGAGTCCGGCAGCGTCGTCACTCTGGTCACCCCCAACCAGCGCCGCGACATGAGCCGCCTCATGGCAGCCGCCGGCATCGTGCCGCAGACCACTCAGGTCCGCTCGGGCGAGGAGGCACTCAGCCGGATCACCGGCGCCCAGACCCCCTCCGGCATTCCCGTGACGATCACCACGCCGGTGGCCGAGCGACGTCAGCGCAGCCGCAGCGCGGCCTCCCGCGGTCGACGCAGCCCCGCTTCGACTGCCCGGCGCACGATCGTGCGGCAGTCCTCCTTCGACGCGGCGGCCTAG
- a CDS encoding CBS domain-containing protein — MALVQMQPRPASATPAHRTVADTMDTAGPQVCDDMTIEVALAVMTSARTEHLLVCDNDGLCTQLVTQAQLAAVRDSPAYTDRVQLRDILDNRGPFTSPATTIAEAQHAIRGRRPGALPVVDEQGSAPGVLALAH; from the coding sequence TTGGCACTGGTTCAGATGCAACCCCGCCCGGCGAGCGCCACCCCCGCGCACAGGACAGTGGCCGACACCATGGACACGGCCGGACCGCAGGTCTGCGACGACATGACCATCGAAGTCGCCCTGGCCGTCATGACCAGTGCCCGCACCGAGCACCTGCTCGTCTGCGACAACGACGGCCTGTGCACCCAACTGGTCACCCAGGCCCAGCTCGCCGCGGTCCGTGACAGCCCCGCGTACACGGACCGGGTCCAGCTACGCGACATTCTCGACAACCGCGGGCCGTTCACCTCACCCGCTACCACGATCGCCGAAGCCCAGCACGCGATTCGCGGCCGCCGGCCCGGTGCCCTGCCGGTCGTCGACGAGCAGGGCAGCGCTCCGGGCGTCCTCGCCCTTGCCCACTGA
- a CDS encoding cold-shock protein: protein MASGTVKWFNAAKGFGFIEQDGGGADVFAHFSNIAAQGFRELLEGQKVTFDIAQGQKGPTAENIVPA, encoded by the coding sequence ATGGCGTCTGGCACTGTGAAGTGGTTCAACGCGGCCAAGGGTTTCGGCTTCATCGAGCAGGACGGTGGCGGCGCTGACGTGTTCGCCCACTTCTCGAACATCGCCGCTCAGGGCTTCCGTGAGCTGCTCGAAGGTCAGAAGGTCACCTTCGACATCGCGCAGGGCCAGAAGGGCCCGACGGCCGAGAACATCGTTCCCGCCTGA
- a CDS encoding amino acid permease: MTTDTGEDRPPTGVSDEERLAQLGYTQTLARRMSAFSNYAVSFTIISVLSGCLTLYLFGMNTGGPAVITWGWVGVGLMTLFVGLAMAEICSAYPTSAGLYFWAHRLAPPRSAAAWAWFTGWFNVLGQVAVTAGIDFGAASFLGAYLNLQFGFEVTPTRTILLFAAILLLHGLLNTFGVRIVAILNSVSVWWHVIGVAVIVGALTFVPDSHQSASFVFTEFVNNTGWGSGFYVVMIGLLMAQYTFTGYDASAHMTEETHDAATAGPRGIVRSIWTSWIAGFVLLLGFTFAIQSYDGALNSPTDAPPAQILLDALGATTGKLLLLVVIGAQLFCGMASVTANSRMIYAFSRDGALPWSRVWHTVSPRTRTPVAAVWLAAIGALALGLPYLINVTAYAAVTSIAVIGLYIAYVIPTLLRLLRGDDFTPGPWHLGRWSRPIGIIAVTWVVIITVLFMLPQVSPVTWETFNYAPIAVLVVLGFATTWWLASARHWFLTPDHKRTTTPEAPVRTP, translated from the coding sequence ATGACAACAGACACCGGCGAGGACAGGCCGCCCACGGGCGTCTCCGACGAGGAGCGTCTCGCGCAGCTCGGGTACACGCAGACGCTGGCCCGGCGTATGTCGGCATTCTCCAACTACGCCGTCTCGTTCACGATCATCTCGGTGCTCTCCGGCTGCCTGACGCTGTATCTGTTCGGCATGAACACCGGCGGCCCCGCCGTCATCACCTGGGGCTGGGTCGGCGTCGGCCTGATGACGCTGTTCGTCGGCCTGGCGATGGCCGAGATCTGTTCGGCGTACCCGACCTCCGCCGGCCTCTACTTCTGGGCCCACCGGCTGGCCCCGCCGCGTTCGGCGGCGGCCTGGGCCTGGTTCACGGGCTGGTTCAACGTCCTCGGCCAGGTCGCCGTCACGGCCGGGATCGACTTCGGGGCGGCGTCGTTCCTCGGCGCGTATCTGAACCTCCAGTTCGGTTTCGAGGTCACCCCCACCCGTACGATCCTGCTCTTCGCCGCGATCCTGCTGCTGCACGGCCTGCTCAACACCTTCGGCGTCCGCATCGTCGCGATCCTGAACAGCGTGAGCGTGTGGTGGCATGTGATCGGTGTCGCCGTCATCGTCGGCGCGCTGACCTTCGTGCCGGACTCGCACCAGTCGGCGTCGTTCGTCTTCACCGAGTTCGTGAACAACACCGGCTGGGGCAGCGGCTTCTACGTCGTGATGATCGGTCTGCTGATGGCGCAGTACACCTTCACCGGCTACGACGCCTCCGCCCACATGACGGAGGAAACCCATGACGCGGCGACAGCGGGCCCGCGCGGCATCGTCCGGTCCATCTGGACCTCCTGGATCGCCGGCTTCGTCCTGCTCCTCGGCTTCACGTTCGCCATCCAGTCGTACGACGGCGCGCTGAACTCCCCGACCGACGCCCCGCCCGCCCAGATCCTTCTGGACGCCCTCGGCGCCACCACCGGCAAGCTCCTGCTGCTGGTCGTGATCGGCGCCCAGCTCTTCTGCGGCATGGCGTCCGTCACCGCCAACAGCCGCATGATCTACGCCTTCTCCCGCGACGGGGCCCTGCCCTGGTCCCGCGTCTGGCACACCGTCAGCCCGCGCACCCGCACCCCCGTCGCCGCGGTCTGGCTCGCCGCGATCGGTGCTCTGGCCCTGGGCCTCCCGTACCTGATCAACGTCACGGCCTACGCGGCGGTGACCTCGATCGCGGTGATCGGCCTGTACATCGCCTACGTCATCCCCACCCTGCTCCGCCTGCTCCGGGGCGACGACTTCACCCCGGGCCCCTGGCACCTGGGCCGCTGGTCCCGTCCGATCGGCATCATCGCGGTGACCTGGGTCGTGATCATCACGGTGCTCTTCATGCTGCCGCAGGTCTCACCGGTCACCTGGGAGACGTTCAACTACGCCCCCATCGCGGTCCTGGTGGTCCTCGGCTTCGCGACGACGTGGTGGCTGGCGTCGGCCCGGCACTGGTTCCTCACGCCGGATCACAAACGCACAACCACCCCTGAGGCCCCTGTCCGTACCCCGTGA
- a CDS encoding FG-GAP-like repeat-containing protein, which produces MRMRKRIRPGSGRALTTVTAAGAVLAGLLGSTPQAHAATTVPSWLIPLHYSDDADGSHRACTGITLSKTRTLATPDCFTGRSHADMEWDHDLKSGLLRGGSSDPRYRSHPTYDAATRRGAVSVAIRATPASYGKPVMASPSDTALYATGAKATFYSWSGLDLDDAPRVRHTEQVVLKSAATCATLLGRTLPGGTLCTVPAPGAPPVADEDQCFGDAGGALVGGGKLIAISATRATGCVAGGVRLYTRISSYRSTITDWARDVDLDERISGSVLAREPSDLIDLCTTNQQGKLDGCYVDRMGSMLDWDDDFDFLTQLGDLGGDGKGDLLARTPGGTLYRIPNPLAYGEVGDAPKVKLGTGWSKYNKIVAARDLSGDGLPDILARDTSGVVWLHRGRSDGSLAGRTKVTTWKSYTAIAGRGDLSGDGRADIVTRDGAGVLWLYRGNGKGGFSPRTKIGSGWGKYNAIVGSGDMDHNGRQDILARTPAGAVYLYNANHTGGFSAPKKLADTRWKKYARIS; this is translated from the coding sequence ATGCGTATGAGGAAGCGGATACGACCGGGGAGCGGCCGGGCGCTCACCACCGTGACGGCAGCCGGTGCCGTACTCGCCGGGCTGCTGGGCTCCACACCACAGGCCCATGCGGCCACGACGGTTCCCTCGTGGCTCATACCGCTCCACTACTCCGACGACGCGGACGGCTCCCACCGGGCCTGCACGGGCATCACCCTGTCCAAGACCCGGACGCTGGCCACGCCCGACTGTTTCACCGGCCGCAGCCACGCGGACATGGAGTGGGACCACGACCTGAAGAGCGGCCTGCTGCGGGGAGGTAGCAGCGATCCGCGCTACCGGAGCCATCCGACGTACGACGCCGCCACGCGGCGGGGCGCCGTCTCGGTGGCGATCCGGGCGACGCCGGCCTCGTACGGCAAGCCGGTGATGGCCTCGCCGAGCGACACGGCGTTGTACGCCACGGGCGCCAAGGCGACGTTCTACTCGTGGTCCGGCCTGGACCTGGACGACGCCCCGCGGGTCCGTCACACCGAGCAGGTCGTGCTCAAGTCGGCCGCGACCTGCGCCACCTTGCTCGGCCGCACGCTGCCGGGCGGCACACTCTGCACCGTACCGGCGCCCGGCGCTCCCCCCGTCGCGGACGAGGACCAGTGCTTCGGCGACGCGGGCGGAGCGCTCGTCGGCGGTGGCAAGCTCATCGCCATATCGGCCACCAGGGCCACCGGCTGTGTCGCGGGCGGGGTACGCCTCTACACCCGGATCTCCTCCTACCGGTCCACGATCACCGACTGGGCCCGTGACGTCGACCTCGACGAACGGATCAGCGGCTCGGTCCTGGCGCGGGAACCCAGCGACCTCATCGACCTCTGCACCACGAACCAGCAGGGCAAGCTGGACGGTTGTTACGTCGACAGAATGGGCTCGATGCTCGACTGGGACGACGATTTCGACTTCCTCACGCAACTGGGCGATCTGGGCGGCGACGGCAAGGGCGACCTGCTCGCCCGTACACCGGGCGGCACGCTCTACCGCATTCCCAACCCGCTCGCGTACGGCGAGGTCGGCGACGCCCCGAAGGTGAAACTGGGCACCGGCTGGTCCAAGTACAACAAGATCGTCGCCGCCCGCGACCTCAGCGGAGACGGCCTTCCCGACATCCTCGCCCGTGACACCTCGGGTGTGGTCTGGCTCCACCGCGGCAGGAGCGACGGCAGCCTGGCCGGCCGTACGAAGGTCACCACCTGGAAGAGCTACACCGCCATCGCGGGACGCGGGGACCTGTCGGGCGACGGCCGCGCGGACATCGTGACGCGGGACGGCGCCGGGGTGCTCTGGCTCTACCGCGGCAACGGCAAGGGCGGCTTCTCCCCACGTACGAAGATCGGATCGGGCTGGGGCAAGTACAACGCGATCGTCGGCAGCGGCGACATGGACCACAACGGGCGTCAGGACATCCTCGCGCGGACGCCCGCGGGCGCGGTGTACCTCTACAACGCGAACCACACGGGGGGCTTCTCGGCGCCGAAGAAGCTGGCCGACACCCGCTGGAAGAAGTACGCGCGGATCAGCTGA
- a CDS encoding MerR family transcriptional regulator, with protein MTADDSFGRLNDDDYPAYTMGRAAEMLGTTQGFLRAIGEARLITPLRSEGGHRRYSRYQLRIAARARELVDQGTPIEAACRIIILEDQLEEAQRINAEYRHAAESENPTTAG; from the coding sequence ATGACAGCAGACGACTCGTTCGGCCGTCTCAACGACGACGACTACCCTGCCTACACGATGGGCCGGGCCGCCGAGATGCTCGGTACCACACAAGGTTTCCTCCGCGCCATCGGAGAAGCCCGCCTGATCACCCCGCTGCGTTCCGAGGGCGGCCACCGGCGCTACTCCCGCTACCAGCTGCGCATCGCCGCACGCGCCCGCGAACTCGTCGACCAGGGCACCCCCATCGAGGCCGCCTGCCGCATCATCATCCTCGAGGACCAGCTCGAAGAAGCCCAGCGCATCAACGCCGAATACCGCCACGCCGCCGAATCAGAGAACCCGACGACCGCGGGCTGA
- a CDS encoding secondary thiamine-phosphate synthase enzyme YjbQ, translating to MTGTFTTRTINITTGSTETLHDLTNACSAFLREVAHGRNGLLNIFTPHATSGLAIIETGAGSDDDLLAALRDVLPADDRWQHRHGSPGHSSAHMLPALVPPHATLPVVDGELELGTSQSVVLVNTDRDNPERQVRLSFLS from the coding sequence ATGACTGGCACCTTCACCACCCGCACGATCAACATCACAACCGGCTCCACCGAGACCCTGCACGACCTCACGAACGCATGCTCCGCGTTCCTCCGAGAGGTGGCTCACGGGCGAAACGGACTGCTGAACATCTTCACCCCTCACGCGACGTCCGGCCTGGCCATCATCGAGACCGGCGCGGGCAGCGACGATGACCTGTTGGCGGCCCTCCGTGACGTTCTTCCCGCGGACGACCGCTGGCAACACCGCCACGGCAGTCCTGGCCACAGCAGCGCGCACATGCTCCCGGCTCTGGTCCCACCACACGCCACGTTGCCCGTAGTCGACGGTGAGCTGGAGCTGGGGACCTCGCAGTCCGTCGTACTCGTGAACACCGACCGGGACAACCCAGAACGCCAAGTCCGGCTGTCTTTCCTCAGCTGA